TTATTTCTCTCCCAAAATTAGGGCAGGTTTCCATCACACTCATTTTCAAACCCTGCCATATTATAGAACAGCCGATTCTGCTTGGATTAGCTTCAGGATTTTTTCAAAAACTTTGTTGGAGGTGTGATGTTTAAGCAGCTTGGTTACATTGGAAAATAAGGACAAGCTGAGAATGGGAGAATTCCCAGACGTCGTTATTGCTGCTACCGCCATTACATACGATTTAAAGCTCGTTACGAGGGATGAGCACTTCAAAAAGATTGATGGGCTTGAGGTCGAAGATTATTAACCT
The sequence above is a segment of the Methermicoccus shengliensis DSM 18856 genome. Coding sequences within it:
- a CDS encoding PIN domain-containing protein, with protein sequence MVTLENKDKLRMGEFPDVVIAATAITYDLKLVTRDEHFKKIDGLEVEDY